Proteins encoded by one window of Salvia splendens isolate huo1 chromosome 5, SspV2, whole genome shotgun sequence:
- the LOC121805824 gene encoding stromal 70 kDa heat shock-related protein, chloroplastic has protein sequence MASSTAQINALGGVAHFTTVKSSRAHPNRTVFFGTKLNASSGLKLKSSKHRRASTFRVVAEKVVGIDLGTTNSAVAAMEGGKPTIVTNAEGQRTTPSVVAYTKNGDRLVGQIAKRQAVVNPENTFFSVKRFIGRKMSEVDDESRQVSYNVVRDENGNVKLDCPAIGKQFAAEEISAQVLRKLVDDASKFLNDKVTKAVVTVPAYFNDSQRTATKDAGRIAGLEVLRIINEPTAASLAYGFERKSNETILVFDLGGGTFDVSVLEVGDGVFEVLSTSGDTHLGGDDFDKRVVDWLAADFKRNEGIDLLKDKQALQRLTETAEKAKMELSSLTQTNISLPFITATADGPKHIETTLTRAKFEELCSDLLDRLKTPVQNSLRDAKLSLSDIDEVILVGGSTRIPAVQELVKKMTGKDPNVTVNPDEVVALGAAVQAGVLAGDVSDIVLLDVSPLSLGLETLGGVMTKIIPRNTTLPTSKSEVFSTAADGQTSVEINVLQGEREFVRDNKSLGSFRLDGIPPAPRGVPQIEVKFDIDANGILSVTAIDKGTGKKQDITITGASTLPGDEVERMVSEAEKFASEDKEKRDAIDTKNQADSVVYQTEKQLKELGDKVPPPVKEKVEAKLGELKDAISGGSTQAMKDAMTALNQEVMQIGQSLYNQPGADPGAGPTPGGGATSESSEKRPDGGDVIDADFTDSK, from the exons ATGGCATCCTCAACTGCTCAAATCAACGCTCTCGGCGGCGTGGCTCACTTCACAACCGTCAAATCCTCCAGAGCCCATCCCAATAGAACCGTATTTTTCGGCACCAAGCTCAACGCCAGCTCCGGATTGAAGCTCAAGAGTAGTAAGCATCGGCGCGCCTCTACTTTCCGTGTGGTGGCGGAGAAAGTAGTCGGAATTGACCTCGGCACCACCAATTCCGCGGTGGCGGCAATGGAGGGAGGAAAACCTACCATCGTCACCAACGCCGAAGGCCAGCGCACCACGCCCTCTGTCGTCGCCTACACTAAAAATGGCGATAGGCTGGTTGGCCAGATTGCGAAGAGGCAGGCCGTGGTGAATCCAGAGAATACATTCTTCTCCGTGAAGAGGTTTATTGGGAGGAAGATGTCCGAGGTCGATGACGAGTCCAGGCAGGTTTCGTATAATGTCGTCAGGGATGAAAACGGGAATGTCAAGCTTGACTGCCCTGCCATTGGAAAACAATTTGCAGCTGAGGAAATATCCGCTCAG GTTTTGAGGAAGCTTGTTGATGATGCATCAAAGTTCTTAAATGACAAGGTCACCAAAGCAGTAGTTACAGTCCCTGCCTACTTCAATGATTCTCAAAGGACAGCAACCAAGGATGCTGGTCGCATTGCTGGATTGGAGGTTCTCCGAATTATAAATGAACCAACTGCTGCATCATTGGCCTATGGTTTCGAGAGGAAAAGCAATGAAACTATTCTAGTTTTTGACCTAGGAGGTGGTACTTTTGATGTTTCAG TCCTTGAGGTTGGTGATGGTGTGTTTGAAGTGCTTTCTACTTCCGGAGACACTCATCTTGGTGGTGATGACTTTGATAAG AGAGTTGTTGATTGGCTTGCTGCGGATTTCAAAAGGAATGAAGGGATAGATCTATTGAAGGACAAACAAGCCCTTCAGCGTTTGACGGAGACTGCAGAGAAAGCCAAAATGGAACTTTCCTCTTTGACTCAAACTAACATTAG TTTGCCTTTCATTACTGCCACTGCAGATGGCCCTAAACATATTGAGACCACACTTACGCGAGCTAAGTTTGAGGAACTGTGCTCAGATTTGCTTGACAG GCTAAAAACACCAGTTCAAAATTCATTGAGGGACGCAAAGCTTTCCTTGAGTGATATAGATGAGGTAATTCTGGTGGGTGGTTCCACTCGTATTCCAGCGGTTCAGGAGCTTGTTAAGAAGATGACTGGAAAGGACCCAAATGTTACTGTGAATCCCGATGAAGTGGTAGCTCTTGGAGCTGCTGTTCAG GCTGGTGTTTTGGCGGGAGATGTTAGCGATATTGTCCTTTTGGATGTATCACCATTATCTTTGGGACTGGAAACACTTGGTGGTGTGATGACAAAGATTATTCCCAGAAATACCACATTGCCCACTTCTAAATCAGAAGTATTCTCAACTGCTGCTGATGGTCAGACCAGTGTTGAGATCAATGTCCTTCAAGGTGAAAGGGAGTTTGTTCGGGACAACAAATCTTTAGGCAGCTTTCGCCTTGATGGAATTCCACCTGCTCCCCGTGGTGTTCCACAGATTGAGGTCAAGTTTGATATTGATGCAAATGGAATCCTCTCAGTTACTGCTATAGATAAGGGAACTGGGAAGAAGCAAGACATCACAATTACCGGCGCCAGCACATTGCCTGGTGATGAG GTTGAGAGAATGGTCAGTGAAGCTGAAAAATTTGCAAGTGAAGACAAGGAGAAGAGAGATGCAATAGATACTAAGAATCAGGCTGACTCAGTAGTTTACCAAACGGAGAAGCAGTTGAAGGAACTTGGTGACAAAGTTCCTCCCCCTGTAAAAGAGAAGGTCGAGGCCAAACTTGGAGAACTGAAGGATGCAATCTCTGGAGGATCAACCCAAGCAATGAAGGATGCCATGACTGCACTAAATCAGGAAGTCATGCAGATTGGCCAGTCACTGTACAACCAACCTGGTGCAGACCCTGGCGCAGGTCCAACCCCTGGTGGTGGTGCTACTTCAGAATCATCGGAGAAGCGACCTGATGGTGGTGATGTCATTGATGCAGATTTCACAGACAGCAAATGA